atcatattgttctgtacgtggcccctgaactaacaagAGTGTGACACCCCTGTTCTATGGAGCAGAAGTGAAATTACTCCTATCACTGGTGAAAATACCACAGTGAGATCAGGTTACATGAACTGTCTCGTAATGCAGGTTGTGGATGTGTTTAACACGTACAGCAATATCAGGTTTCTCATGAGTCATGCTCCTTATGTAAAAGGgatgaaataaaatccaatttCTTAGCTGTCGTTATCCGAACAAGGTtgtttttgagtgcagagtgaataTTTTTTAGAATCTGAAAATGTAAATCGAGGTGTAATAACTACAGCCATCCACTAGAGGGGGCTCAAAGCTAAATGGCAAATAACACAAACTGCTCAACAGCTGCTTCATTAGGCACTCTAATGAAAGCAAATGCATCCTGACACATGCCTGCACTAAATCTGTATTATATTACcagattgtgttgtgttgtaccaACTATTTTTTCTACAACTCCATTCTAGTCAATGGACCAAGataaactacatcctccaaaatgatcatccagtggTATTACCACCTATAATCTAGACGTTGTGCTTTACTTGAGAAATCCTCTTTTAGATATAAAAGAGAATTAATACAGGACTGTTACTTTAGAGTGTGTTCACATTCACTAGTGTAGCTAATGAACAGACACCATCTGAGTGAGAACTAATTCTCAGTAATACTTGATGTTTCACTCACCAGATAAGGATAGGCACACGCTTCTAATGTCAAACACTTGACCAAATTGTGTAGTTGTACGGTTTGCTTGGTTTAATTCAGTGATTTAGTGGATTTTTTGTGAGGATGTGTCTCATCGGATGTTTTTGCCTCCTGCTCTCAGAGCTGATTTGAGAAACACACAGATGGGTCGAATAAGTTCAACCTCAGATCCCTTTCAGCAAGATCCCTCTTgctccacacacgcacacactgtgGTTAACatttctcaatatttttttttttaagattttttgcAGACACCCCCTCTTTGTCTCCGACATGCCATGACTGACAGATGCTGATGGACCGGGATGAATGAGAGCTCAGCTGCCAGGATTCTCGCTAATGTCTCTGCCTATGGGCAAAAGTGTACCATGTAATGGCACGGAGGTCTGGCTCTGGCTGTCTGCTGACTCTGCCTTGCCTTGACTTGAGAGGAAGATTAGAAACCACTTTGTTAGAGAATTAACAAAGCAAGAAagtctttcccttttctttcgACACTATTCGGGGAGTTTTATTCGGGAGTGTTGCTCAATGTTACGGTTTGTCTCTGAATAGCAAAGTGATTGGAATGTTCTTTTGCTATATTTGGGCCACCCATGGTTGACTAAAAAGTTGAAGGGATCATCTAACTGTTTTGGaaaattctgtttttacttttctttcacaCAGTTCAATGAGAATATGTTCAATATTCAATAAGAAACAATTACCAGATGGtcccagacacaaacaaattgaaaagaagaagaaagtgtaGCACTTTAcgacaagaagaaggagaaaaccaTTACATTTACTAAATAATCTCAACTTTCCTGTACATCAACAttcctacaaaaaaaagaaaaaaaatgaatgttagTTAAAACATGGCAGGAACACTACAGCTCGAAAAATTGATCAGGGACACtgatcacttttattttagcaaTATAATAAGAGTAGTGTGCTGCTAGCTAACCTTGGCGTAAACTGACCCTTAAAATGGAGACTCGTTTACCGTGTTCACAAGAAAAGTCCATGTGGACGACCCTCACTTGTGGTACTCACTACATTGAAAGTCAGAATTCACAAGGTCGCACAAGTTGTGACCTCTTTTGGGTCAAGTCATAGACTGTTAAAAAACATGACGACACATCGCCAACTCctcccattggtcaaactgGTCCTAGTGTCCCTGGGACACGGGCAACGCCATCTTGTGAATTTAGAGCCAAAATTTGAGCAGTACTATTAGAGAGTGGAGCAACCATCCACACTTCCTCTCAACTCGCCTcctggcaactgtcaatcatcatgatgatgtcacatcctgtcaaTGTCACATAACTAACTCACGCcaaattttttcaaaaaacgGACCAGCAATATACAGTGTTAGGTATTAGCTAccttaaaattatttaaaaatttgaaaaaaaaaaaacttttgtgttttagtttaggCAAAGTCTCAGCCATTACCATGTAGGGGGGAGGGCTTAAGACCTGTAgtgcagtcagccaccagggggagctccacatgctttggtttcaacaaaaacatatgGGACAGATGTGCAATGTTGAATTAAattgcttattttcaccattaacgtgcctataaatgttattgccaacatctgtgGATATGTAAAATaccctcacttaaatattctGCGTCTGCTGCATCAGCGTCTGCTTACTTCAAATATCTTaaactgtaaaatgctttgtagtcCATTCGACTTGTCAGTCATGAAGCTTCCACTCAGTCTCCCATGTTCATCCATTGCTGAGAAATTTAGAAATTTCtcagaaaaatgacaaatactCACAAATAGTGAAAATTTAACTCGTCTTActattatttagtattatcattggtattatcattataacattagcatgctagccataatgacttagtagtaaccgaggcaaagtttcatgtcaattaaatttggcAACATCTACAtcaacataaattacatgcacacatgggtttcacagaaTATGTGGCGGTAGCTGCTAGTCTTTAGTccagataactagctagcatatggctagcataaggcttggttaacttaaaacttcattcatttgtaaagtgtttttttttttagatcaaggtaaacattaatgatggtatgactttattttccccATAAAATCTAAAAACCATCTTAACATTTTCCCCATAAAATCTAAAAACCATCTTAACAAATGTCGAAGAGACatattgacatttacctcacaaaatagggagaaatcagctgacatccagttcttccttttaatcatctgctcccataactttctggggaaacggtggagtttcccccGTGTTCTCCTGATCCTGTgttggagccgtaggctgagctctgtggcatattttaacttttaatccaatttatCTGTTATTGCCGCTTCGCAATGGGTGATTATTGATTAGATGTATCTAATATGGCGctcatgaaacacgtgaccagctcagaaccaaacAGCCTAGCGGCAGAAGGTCTGTTCCCTTGTTGGACAGACTTTCACTAATACTACAAACTATTGCTACAGTTGGTAGTACGGCTGGTAGTAAGAGGGTATTTCTTTTCATGAGGGCGCACAATGTATATGTGCCATGAATTTTTTGGTAAGTAGATTTTATACTGACAGCCGTCGACAGATAGTTGGCCTTTTTTTGGCGTTGGGCCCTTCATTTCTCAATGATCATCCAGAATGAATAAACTTTACACTGACTGATGAGCATGAAGCATTAAGGAGCGACCAAGCATGCTAACGAGTCTCCCTcacttcctagccttccagctaatggTAGCCATTGCAGATGATGTTACCTGTTCACCACCAAATATGTTGTCAAGCTGCTACCAacataacagaaaaaagaagcagatcTCTTTATCCATTTTAGGTTTAGACCTCAGTTTGGCGAAGCCAAACAGCGGCAAGATGGCGATGGCTGGAACCACTacactgagctttaaaaccACTCCCTCAGAATCCTATGGTAACACCTGCTTGATCGAGCTATGCTCgcaattcgactttctgaatacagTCTGTGTCTCCATTTACATGCAGCGGAATAGCTGGCGGGAAcatgtccttctcctccacactaggtggcgatatgtgtcttttcagcaggataataccatgttaatgccatgttaatacggccccctttccggttgacctatcaCGTCATATAATAAAAGAGTCATTCATAcagcagactggcatttcaaacaacaaccagatggataatagctcagcttttttaatctcatacataaTGTGCACGCTACCTTTGGTGCAGATGCCTTCTCGGATTGTAGTCTGATTAAGCGTGTACATGTcggagaaaaacaaattcaaattatctgggtgtcttaattggatggggagaactccgattttagtcggagttacgtgtttacatgcaataattagttttttacacatacatgtaaatgcactgactgagagtttatccatctttatatacagtccatgcTGTCTAACAGAAGATAAGTGTGGAAAAGTACAAACTACAGTGATCTTATATGTCATCTAACTCTGTGGGTTTAATTTTGCAGGAAACTGTTTTTTATCAGAGCTTGAATCCTCAGATAACCTCTCTCCTGAAGATGTGCCATTCAGTGACTTTGTACTTTTTGCAGTTCCTAGAGGCTTTTACCGGATTCCACAGGATGGGCctatcattttgtatttgttcataGCCCTGAGCTGAATCCATCCTCACTCAGTTTGACAGGAGTTTATTAATTCCACCTCCACATGAAACGTTTCTTTTGTAAATAACAGGTTCTGACTGTGGTAAGAAGATCATTCCCATCTTTGGGACAGGGTATTTTTTTAGCATGTTCTGATCCTAATGATAACTTTGTAAACTATTATTAGATGTTTGCACGGTGTGCAGAAATGAGAACCTCcttaacacatgcacacacatgtgttAAATTGTTCTGGCTGTCGGCTAAtcatacagtggtgtgaaaaagtgttggcccccttcctgatttctttttatttaaatgcttcaGATCATcaatcaaatttaaattttacgAGATGATGAGATGActcaagtaaacacaaaatgcagttgttaaatgaatgtttttattataaagGGAAAAGAACATCCGACCCTACATGGCcttgtgtggaaaaaaagtgtttgcctctcctgttaaaacataacttagctgtggtttatcacacctgagatcagtttctctagccacacccaggcctgatcactgccacacctgttcaaTCCAGAActcacttaaataggacctgaCAAAgtgaccaaaagatcctcaaaatctagacatcatgctgagaaccaaagaaattcaggaacaaatgtgaaagaaagtaattgagatctatcagaTAAAGTCATGAaaccatttctaaagctttgggactccagagaaccacagtgagagtcaTTATCCACAAGTCATTATCCTTCCCAGGATTGGCTGGCTGATCGATATTACCCCAAGAGAGCAGCGACAACTcaaccccacaacaacatccaaagaactgcaggactcacttgcctcagttaaggccACcgtaagaaagagactgggctaaaatgACCTGGATGGTAGAGTTCCAAGATGAAAACCATTCAGTTTGGCCAGAAACCATCTGGATGCTTCCCAACACCTCTGGGAAAATACAAAAGTAGAACTGTTTGGATGGTGTGTGTCCCGTTAAATCTGGCgtaaatgtgataaatggaaccatgaattctgctgtctaccaaaaaaatcctgaaggagaatgtccagccatctgttagtgacctcaagctgaaatgaacttgggttctgcagcaggacaatgatccaaaacacaccagcaggtccacctctgaatggctgaagaaaaactacatGAAGACTGGAGTAGCCCAGTCAGTCCCAACCTGAATCCTGTTGAGATGCTATGACAAGATGATTAAAAAGATGGTTCATTATcaaaaaccctccaatgtgacTGAATTCCAACAATTCCGTAAAGGTGAGTGGACCAAAATTGCTCTACAGCGCTGGAAAAGAatcattgcaagttatcacaaacacttGATTGCAGTTGCTGCTGCTAAGGGTgacccaaccagttattaggtttaggaggcaatcacattttcacacagcGTCCTcataataaaaacttaatttaaaactgcattttgtgtttatttgcattatttttgaattagttTGATGACCtggcacatttaaatgtgacaaacatccaaaaaaatacCAATACCTTTTTACACCACTGTACGTGCAGCATATAGCAGGGAAACAGGTCAAACATAATCCTTCTTACAGGATTCAGACATGCAGCTCTGGTAGCCCCCTTAAACAAggctttgtttatttgcttgtcATGCAGAACACACACTTATTCACAAAAGTCACCGTGTCTGCATCaagaacaaacaacacactCTGACACAGCATGAGTCCACTGTTATTGCACTGCAAAGTGCTCTAATAGCCCCCCTGTCCTCGCCTGAACCGGGACGGGAAACATCCAAGTAGTTTACACAGGAAAGGAATGAGCTGGGAAAATTACAATAacaacttcattcatttaatgcTGCGCCATCCCACTGTGGAGCACATCACCTGATCcgaaggttttttttgttttaaagttttttttttttttagttgtactGTCCTCATCTCACCTCTGCTGGCTGACGAGTCAGATTTGTAAAGGGGCGCATTAAAAGCTAGAGACATGTCTGCTATTTTAAGTCTTGGACAAAAAGCAAAACTCATAAATGAATCCAAGAAAAGGGCTACACAACACTACAATTAAGCCTTTTTCTTGTCAGCATGATATCCTATTGGCTTTATTTGcagcagcctgtttttttttcctgctttttcttGAATTTGTAGGTCTTGGGAATGAGTCTCTAAATTTCCATAAATCCACACAAAGCGCATGTACAGTACACAATTAATCCCGTGTTCAAAGACATGCTATACACAGTCAGCTGGCTGGTGAGAAAACAGAAATTGTTGTGCAAGAGCAGTCACATATCACCGGTCACATGTGTTCAGAGAGACAAAACTAACCCTAATGTGCATGGATTTTATTCAGCTGTTACACActtgcattttttctttctttaaaaatgattcTATTTAACTTTGTGTGAGCTAATTTGGGATTTCAGGCAGAAATTCAACTTATTTTACACAGTTCAGAAAGTCCCTCGCATTGAAGTTATTTCTGCTTCGACTCAATCAAATTTTCAGCATGTTCATTTAAAGTGAGGAGTCTGTGCATAGAATTGACTTGGATTATActtattaaagattaaaaactgtATCAACACCTAAGAATATCATCTAATTATTGCTGATTACAAAGCTGCTTGTCCTCTGCTCTTTGATTTATAAATGTGAACTTTTACCAACCAGTGTTAACACTGTCCCAGTGTTATTTTTTGAACTATTTCaagaaaataggaaaaagtATCATCTATATAGATTTATAGTTTccaaaaaaagaatacaaataaaaataaataataaatgcattttcCGTGAGTATTTCGTTGTATAAATATTCAAATGGAAATACTCAGGTTTCCTTAAgagtttaatattattatttaatataaataagttGTGTATTTCATGAGTACTTCTTAAGTAAATTAAGCGATATCCTGAAAACGTTATATTCTTTTAAAAGCCAAAATCTCCACGTAAACCAAAGTAGAAATGAACGTGCGCACAGCATCACTTCTCATTTCAACTGTAAAACACTCAGCACTGTTTAATTCAAACATTCCGACTGTGTGTTAGCCCAgcatgtggttttaattttgatttaatttaatttaacttttattttttatttttattttttgcagttgttaaataaaaaaaaaaaatccctattGTTCAAAGCAACGAGCCTGAGACTTTTCTCTCCGTGCGTCTTTGCGCGCGGTGCGTCGTTGCGCCTATCGAGCCTGCAAAGGGTTAAACGGGGTTACCAGCAATCCTTTTAACAGGCAGGTGCCCCGCCAGTTCCAGCCCAAAGCCTTGctctgactttttaaaaaaggctTCATCCAACGTTTACTTACTCGACGAGGCTTTTTTCTAAACGGTATAAATAGAGCATCATCGCTgcaactgaactgaactcacATCAGGCTCACTCGCAGGCTCAGGCACGTGTgacgcgttttttttttttttttttttttttgcccttgtTTTTCCACctacctttatttttattttattttatttttaattgaatgagtagaaatatatatatccatatatctCTTTCTTAATCTTCATCACTGGGTGCGCTGCGTTCAGCTCTGGAGATGTGGTGGATGCTGTTTCCACGCTGGATCTGGTTCCTGgcgtgtgtgtcagtgtggatGGAGCTCCAGGTCGGAGCTTTGCCTCACATCACCTATTCACATGCGGGCATCTGCCCCAATGACATGAACCCCAACCTGTGGGTGGATGCTATGAGCACCTGTACAAGAGAGTGTGAATCAGATCAGGTAATTAGAATAACCTTCCACAGTAATATTCTTTTTTTGGAAATTGACTTCATATGTTTGAACTCTTTCATTCTGTTTCTGGGTTACACTCTGCTTCATTGCTGCTTCTGtaatttctcctctctcctcttacAGGAGTGTGAGTCCTTTGAGAAGTGTTGCCAAAATGTTTGTGGGAATCGGAGTTGTGTGGCAGCGCGTTATGTGGACGGAAAGAAGGGCCCCATGGGGATGCCCAAGGAGGCGACTTGTGCCAGTTTCATGTGCACCCAGCAGGGCTCTGAGTGTGACATCTGGGACGGCCAGCCGGTGTGCAAATGCCGGGACCGCTGTGAGAGGGAGCCACACTTCACCTGCGCCTCCGACGGCATGACCTACTACAACAGGTGCTACATGGATGCCGAGGCGTGCTCCAAGGGAATCACCCTCTCCGTCGTCACGTGCCGCTTCCACCTCACCTGGCCCAACACGAGCCCGCCACTGCCCCAGGCGACCACTCTTCGCCCCACCACCGCTCCCCTACAGGCGACCATCCCGCCTCCCACTGAGCCCCAGCCGCCCATGGTGGTCAGCAGCCCCGCTCACCAGGCTGTAAATGTGGGTGATACAGCCAGCTTTGTGTGTGACGTCATCGGCCGTCCCCGGCCTGACGTCACCTGGGAGAAGGAGCTGCCGGATGGCGTAGACAGGGCTGTCATGAGGCCCAATAACGTGCTGGGGAACATGGTTGTCACGAACATCGGCCAGCTGGTCATCTACAACGCCCAGCCTCGTGATTCAGGTATCTACATCTGCACAGCTAGGAACCCGTCCGGATCAGTGCAGGCCAGCCACCCGCTCACTGTGCTGCCTGCAGAGATGGTCAGAACCCCCGAGCCCAAGAACCTGACTCGCTGCCTGCCTGAAGAGTGCGTGAAACCCCCTGACAGCCCAGAGGACTGTGGGGGTGAGCTGGAGAAAGTCAGCTGGTACTACGAGCCCAAGACCAACAACTGCTTCTCCTTCACACACTGCCATAGCCACCACGACAGCCAGCAGCCCGGGAAGGTGTTCGAGCGATATGAGGAGTGCATGCAGTGCTGTGGTCCGGAGCTGTCCGGCCCCTGCGGACTCCCCAGCCTACAGGGCCCTTGCAAGGCGTATGAGCCCCGGTGGGCTTACAGCAGCACCCTGCGAAAGTGTCAGTCCTTCATTTACGGAGGCTGCGAGGGCAACGACAACAACTTTGAATCCAAAGAAGCATGCGAGGAGATGTGTCCCTACCCAAAAAACCACCACTGCAAGGCCTGCAAACCAAGAGGTAAGATAGTGACAAGCTTCTGCCGGAGCGACTTTGTCATCTTGGGACGCATGACAGAGTTGACGGAGGAGAGGGACTCGGGTCACGCCCTAGTGACTGTGGAAGAGATCCTCAAAGACGAGAAGATGGGTCTCCGCTTCTTTGGGAAGGAGCCTCTCGAGGTCACTTTCCTGAACATGGACTGGAACTGCCCGTGTCCAAACATCACGGGCGCTGCCGCAGAGGGCCAGGTCATCATCATGGGCAACGTCAACGACGGCATGGCCGTCCTCCAGCCAGAGAGCTACGTGGGCGCCTCCAGTCCTCGCCGGGTACGGAAACTGAAAGAGGTCATCTCCAAGAACACGTGTGACATTCTCAAAGCGATCACAAACAGCCCTCAGTAGGGTCAGTGCTGTCACCTGCACGTAAAGTTCAGTTAGGAACCCTGACTTGACTGtaacaaactgttatcagtAACGTTTTAAGCTTTTGCGCTACATTTATggatttccttctgtttttgaaagtgtttagttttagttcctGATAAGATTCTGTGTCACATGACATTTCGTGTATTTTCCTGTGATCTGTTTGCAGCGGAGCCTTTTCTGTTGTTGATTGATATACCATGTCCGCACGCATCCATCATGATCGTCTAGTTACTTTAATCCTCCAGACTCTGTCTCCCCTCGTGCCCTCTCCTGCCTCCAGCAGAAATGAAGCTCGGAGActtcaaaaaagtaaaaaaaagataaaacagacACGATGGAGTTCGACATTCATGTACATATCTGTCTGTTGGTGTTTGTACCTGATGCTGACATTACATACTTTGCTCTATATTCCAAACCAGCTCATTAGGAGTGTGACACCCAAAATGAATAAgttgtaatatatttttaacagctATAGTTTCCCACAATCAGGCattcgttttgtttttcatctacTTCCTCTTATTTCTTGGGTATTTATTATCAAGtaagctttgtttttgtaccTCACATCCTCCCTGAGATAAGGTGGAATTTTGTAtaattcagtgtgtgtgcagcaaataaagttttttggggttttcttCCGTctccctttgtttgtttgtttatgtcgGCATAATAAGAACCGTGGGTTTAACTGAAGGGTTtacgctaatgctaatgctaatacgCTAACAGTTTGAAACCAATTTAcccttcatctttttttgcgtgtttgtgtgcgtctttgTACCTGCTGGATAACAGCTGCTTTCTGTACCTGTGTGGTTCTTCTGACAGACCGTGATAAAAGAGACAGGGGAATAACGCATCCCCAGCTCCCCATGCCCCCAACCCGTCcctaaaaacctccaaaaaaaaaaaaaagagcatatgCATTCTCCAGACCCCTGTGGCATTGTAAAAACTTCACACTATTTTGCTTTGCCTCCATGGTCCAGCCTAATTGGGTAAGGAGCCCAAGCTGTAAACCTCAGATGCACAGGCATACAAGAGTTATGCGTTTCATGTCGTGCCAGCAGGCATCTCTGGGTTACGGGGAACAGGCCTAGGTGGGCCTTGACGAGGGCGTTCTTCTTCCCAGATGAGATTCTGTTTCTCCCATCCAGAGAGGCTGATCAGCCCATGTACGGACTTCTTTACTGGTACAAAACCACCAGGGAGATCAGACCTGCACTCCAGCAGCTGTTCAGGCTCTGGAGCAGAAGAATATTAGATCTGCAGCACCTTGGATTACATTACAAAGTGATATAAACACAGGTCatgtcaacaaaacaaaccctcCTCAACttaggtattttttattttatcatgtgtactttttcatattgtttttcttgGCAGGAACAGGCTTCCATAGAGCACAGCTGCCTGTGTATCTTCTGTTCCTtagctgtatttttctttttttttgcccatgaGTGGGGGTGGAGGAGTAAGTAAGTGATTTAAGAGGTAGAAGAGTGAGGTAGTGCACAGCACAATGATAACTGTGCGATAGTGGTTTGCAATATATCATAAATATTATGAGATGAATGGGGTGAGAGAAGTGAGAGGGTGAAACAACGGGATGCTCTGGATCAGTCGTGATCTTTGCCGTTTTAAACAACGGCGTCGATTTGTGCAGAAACGACGTCTTGAATCACACAATATATTTGAAGTGAAAGGAGTCATAACGATGCTA
This window of the Mugil cephalus isolate CIBA_MC_2020 chromosome 16, CIBA_Mcephalus_1.1, whole genome shotgun sequence genome carries:
- the LOC125022561 gene encoding WAP, Kazal, immunoglobulin, Kunitz and NTR domain-containing protein 2-like; the protein is MWWMLFPRWIWFLACVSVWMELQVGALPHITYSHAGICPNDMNPNLWVDAMSTCTRECESDQECESFEKCCQNVCGNRSCVAARYVDGKKGPMGMPKEATCASFMCTQQGSECDIWDGQPVCKCRDRCEREPHFTCASDGMTYYNRCYMDAEACSKGITLSVVTCRFHLTWPNTSPPLPQATTLRPTTAPLQATIPPPTEPQPPMVVSSPAHQAVNVGDTASFVCDVIGRPRPDVTWEKELPDGVDRAVMRPNNVLGNMVVTNIGQLVIYNAQPRDSGIYICTARNPSGSVQASHPLTVLPAEMVRTPEPKNLTRCLPEECVKPPDSPEDCGGELEKVSWYYEPKTNNCFSFTHCHSHHDSQQPGKVFERYEECMQCCGPELSGPCGLPSLQGPCKAYEPRWAYSSTLRKCQSFIYGGCEGNDNNFESKEACEEMCPYPKNHHCKACKPRGKIVTSFCRSDFVILGRMTELTEERDSGHALVTVEEILKDEKMGLRFFGKEPLEVTFLNMDWNCPCPNITGAAAEGQVIIMGNVNDGMAVLQPESYVGASSPRRVRKLKEVISKNTCDILKAITNSPQ